In one window of Marispirochaeta aestuarii DNA:
- a CDS encoding sensor domain-containing diguanylate cyclase gives MLTAFVLISVLNYSTARRAITHEITSSSLPLLRENIYSEIREDFIPSMNIASMMATDSFLKNWALAGEEDTDQIIQYLQEIRDKYTYKSTFFVSALTGRYYHYDGILKNISSEDPHDIWFYDFIRSGKDFELDVDSDEAAQNRLTIFFNYRVEDYNGKLLGVTGVGIVMDDFAGYLRNRQEKYNRRIFLTDHQGLIQAHSDTAKVEREFITIKPGISSIAQDILLAEDTPLNATYTGGHGKVLVTSRYIPAIDWFLIVEQDENTALSSTRAALIRTILIGIAASLLIILFSTLTINRYHARLEELATTDSLTGCANRRELERQLERLHYRKARYGSDVALIIIDVDNFKRLNDTRGHQVGDQVLKVLTDTIQESIRPDDTLARWGGDEFVILIEDNLNAARTIAERLRYFFFKNWTEQKQEGPAISLSMGIAELGNTEDIASLIQKADGALYRAKRSGKDRIEIS, from the coding sequence ATGCTCACAGCATTCGTCCTGATAAGCGTTCTGAACTATTCCACCGCGCGAAGGGCCATAACCCACGAGATAACCAGTTCGTCCCTTCCCCTTCTCAGGGAAAACATCTATTCGGAGATTCGGGAGGATTTTATTCCCTCCATGAATATCGCCTCAATGATGGCCACCGACTCTTTCCTCAAGAACTGGGCCCTGGCAGGAGAAGAGGATACTGATCAGATCATACAGTATCTGCAGGAAATCAGAGATAAATATACCTATAAATCGACGTTCTTTGTCTCCGCATTAACCGGCAGATACTACCACTACGACGGTATTCTGAAAAACATCAGTTCCGAAGACCCCCACGACATCTGGTTCTATGATTTCATTCGATCCGGGAAGGATTTTGAACTTGATGTGGACAGCGACGAAGCGGCACAAAACCGGCTGACCATTTTCTTCAACTACCGGGTGGAAGATTATAACGGGAAGCTTCTGGGCGTAACGGGAGTTGGAATCGTCATGGATGATTTCGCGGGCTACCTTCGGAATCGTCAGGAAAAATACAACAGGCGTATTTTCCTTACAGATCACCAGGGCCTCATACAGGCCCATTCAGATACTGCCAAGGTCGAACGCGAGTTCATCACCATAAAACCCGGTATTTCCTCAATCGCCCAGGACATACTCCTGGCCGAAGATACACCCCTGAACGCCACCTATACCGGAGGACACGGAAAAGTCCTTGTAACCTCCCGATATATTCCCGCCATAGACTGGTTCCTGATAGTTGAACAGGATGAAAACACCGCCCTCAGCAGCACCCGGGCCGCCCTGATCCGAACCATACTCATCGGAATAGCCGCCTCTCTTCTGATAATTCTGTTCAGCACCCTTACAATAAACCGCTACCATGCCCGGCTGGAAGAACTTGCAACAACCGACAGTCTTACCGGCTGCGCGAACCGCCGGGAACTTGAAAGACAGCTTGAACGCCTCCATTACCGGAAGGCCCGCTACGGTTCCGATGTAGCCCTGATAATCATCGACGTGGACAATTTCAAACGCCTGAATGATACCCGGGGACACCAGGTGGGAGACCAGGTACTCAAGGTCCTGACGGATACAATTCAGGAAAGCATACGCCCCGATGACACCCTTGCCCGATGGGGGGGAGACGAGTTCGTGATCCTCATTGAAGACAACCTGAACGCCGCCCGGACCATCGCCGAACGGCTCAGGTATTTCTTCTTCAAAAACTGGACTGAACAGAAACAGGAAGGACCTGCCATTTCCCTCAGCATGGGTATAGCGGAACTCGGAAATACCGAGGATATCGCCAGCCTGATCCAGAAAGCTGACGGTGCCCTGTACCGTGCAAAACGCTCCGGAAAGGACAGGATAGAAATCAGCTGA
- a CDS encoding L-threonylcarbamoyladenylate synthase has product MIHRALETILLDNDCIGGNSLPENLSQRYRIALYSGTDPDTPESPPEAVFLISDKNALLAEGESRGIFSLQILNSENLTHMSAIPPERLVFHSLHAAVDWILKHPNAREDLQKAIDKGALSLRQGKLTAFPTETVYGLGADALNRDAVKLIFKAKQRPFYDPLIVHISELQQLDTLVLEFPEKARRLAEAFWPGPLTLVLKKDSRVPDIVTAGHPTVAIRMPSNPWARELIHRAGTPVAAPSANLFGRTSPTTAAHVAEQLSGSYEVLIDAGACRVGLESTVLSLAGERPLLLRSGGVSREQIEEIIGPVEVPAKTRAGDAESPGMLPNHYAPVTPLLMVEDVRDYAENRDIGCILFEKPDIDFQGPTVQVSGNRNADEIAVNIYAALRSLDGKGLRLIVCEWCPESGIGAAVNDRLTKASAKPQG; this is encoded by the coding sequence ATGATACACCGAGCACTGGAAACCATCCTCCTAGATAACGACTGTATCGGCGGGAACTCTCTTCCCGAAAATCTTTCACAACGGTATCGGATAGCCCTTTACTCCGGGACTGATCCCGATACCCCGGAGAGCCCACCGGAAGCGGTTTTTCTTATCAGCGACAAGAATGCCCTCCTCGCTGAAGGCGAATCCCGGGGTATTTTCAGCCTTCAGATACTGAACTCCGAGAATCTTACCCACATGAGCGCAATCCCCCCGGAGCGGCTGGTATTTCACAGTCTCCATGCCGCCGTGGACTGGATACTGAAGCATCCGAACGCGCGGGAAGACCTTCAGAAGGCCATAGATAAGGGGGCACTTTCCTTGAGGCAGGGAAAACTGACCGCCTTCCCCACCGAGACAGTATACGGACTTGGCGCCGACGCGCTGAACCGGGATGCCGTCAAGCTGATATTCAAGGCCAAACAGCGCCCTTTTTACGATCCGCTGATCGTCCACATAAGTGAACTGCAGCAGCTCGACACGCTGGTGCTGGAGTTTCCCGAAAAGGCCCGCCGGCTTGCTGAAGCCTTCTGGCCGGGGCCCCTGACCCTGGTATTGAAAAAAGATTCCCGGGTTCCGGATATCGTGACCGCCGGACACCCGACGGTGGCAATCCGCATGCCTTCCAACCCCTGGGCCCGGGAACTTATTCACCGGGCGGGGACGCCGGTGGCTGCCCCCAGCGCCAACCTCTTCGGACGTACAAGCCCGACAACCGCAGCTCACGTGGCTGAACAGCTTTCAGGCAGCTACGAAGTCCTGATAGATGCAGGTGCATGTCGGGTAGGACTCGAATCCACCGTCCTCTCCCTGGCGGGAGAGCGGCCCCTCCTGCTGCGCAGCGGCGGAGTAAGCCGGGAGCAGATAGAAGAGATTATCGGCCCGGTGGAAGTCCCGGCAAAAACACGAGCCGGAGACGCCGAGAGTCCGGGGATGCTGCCCAACCATTACGCCCCGGTGACCCCCCTGCTTATGGTAGAAGATGTTCGTGACTATGCGGAGAACCGGGATATCGGCTGCATCCTGTTTGAGAAGCCGGATATCGACTTCCAAGGCCCCACAGTACAGGTGAGCGGAAACCGCAACGCGGATGAGATCGCGGTGAATATCTATGCCGCCCTCCGCAGCCTCGACGGGAAGGGCCTGCGCCTGATTGTCTGTGAATGGTGCCCGGAGTCAGGAATCGGAGCTGCGGTCAACGACCGGCTGACGAAGGCTTCCGCGAAACCTCAGGGATAG
- a CDS encoding DNA-deoxyinosine glycosylase, producing the protein MLELMPERLNSFPPILPRNPRVLILGSMPGEESLRRRQYYAHPRNAFWPLMAALLGEPLPAEYEARKEMLLRHSIALWDVVGTCFRKGSLDQNIQDEELNDFPSLFDSCPGISHVFCNGTRAYTLFKGKFHPPRSIELIRLPSTSPAHAVPFERKLAAWGQIRTALNYP; encoded by the coding sequence ATGCTTGAGTTGATGCCGGAACGTCTCAACTCCTTTCCACCGATACTGCCCCGGAACCCCCGGGTGCTGATTCTCGGGTCCATGCCAGGGGAAGAATCCCTGCGCAGAAGACAATACTACGCCCATCCCCGCAATGCCTTCTGGCCGCTCATGGCCGCCCTTCTGGGGGAACCTCTGCCGGCAGAGTATGAAGCCCGGAAGGAGATGCTTCTTCGTCATTCCATAGCTCTATGGGACGTTGTGGGTACCTGTTTTCGCAAGGGAAGTCTGGATCAGAATATTCAGGATGAAGAACTGAACGATTTTCCCTCCCTTTTTGATTCCTGTCCCGGAATTTCCCACGTCTTCTGCAACGGTACCAGGGCCTATACGCTTTTTAAGGGAAAGTTTCACCCTCCCCGGAGTATAGAGCTGATACGACTTCCGTCCACGAGCCCTGCTCATGCGGTACCCTTTGAGAGGAAGCTCGCGGCTTGGGGGCAGATACGCACTGCGTTGAACTATCCCTGA
- a CDS encoding patatin-like phospholipase family protein: MFSKKKIGLTLSGGAARGFAHIGVLKVLQENSIPIHYVTGTSVGSIVGALICGGYGWEEILKIARDLKWSELVRPTLSGMGLVKSDRLENFINDLLGSVEFRDLEIPLRVVAVDLNRAEELIFDSGSVARAVRASSSVPGIFEPVLEKKRVLVDGGVINNLPCSLARKMGAQKVIAVDLNANPSNDQPPENLLDITYRSFAIMLNNSSMEGRSNADIVIQPELHDYNYHDLSKADDMVRKGEEAAQAQIKRLKRLR, encoded by the coding sequence ATGTTTTCCAAAAAAAAGATCGGCTTGACCCTGAGCGGTGGCGCCGCCCGCGGCTTTGCACATATCGGTGTATTGAAGGTGCTGCAGGAGAATTCCATACCCATTCATTATGTAACGGGAACAAGTGTGGGTTCCATAGTTGGGGCCCTTATCTGCGGCGGTTACGGATGGGAGGAGATCCTGAAGATAGCCCGGGACCTGAAATGGTCGGAGCTTGTCCGTCCCACCCTTTCGGGGATGGGTCTTGTAAAGTCCGACCGTCTGGAGAACTTTATTAACGACCTGCTGGGATCTGTGGAGTTCAGGGATCTCGAAATCCCCTTACGGGTAGTCGCTGTGGACCTCAACAGGGCCGAGGAGCTGATCTTCGATTCAGGTTCCGTGGCACGGGCGGTTCGGGCCAGCTCATCGGTACCGGGGATCTTTGAACCGGTACTGGAAAAAAAGCGGGTTCTGGTGGACGGCGGTGTAATAAACAACCTGCCCTGTTCCCTTGCCCGGAAGATGGGGGCCCAGAAGGTTATAGCCGTGGACCTGAACGCGAATCCCTCCAACGATCAGCCGCCGGAGAACCTGCTGGACATTACCTACCGGAGTTTCGCCATAATGCTGAACAACAGCAGTATGGAAGGCCGAAGCAACGCCGACATAGTCATTCAACCGGAGCTCCATGACTACAACTACCATGACCTTTCGAAGGCCGACGATATGGTTCGCAAGGGGGAGGAAGCCGCTCAGGCTCAGATAAAGCGTTTAAAGCGTCTTCGCTGA
- the trxB gene encoding thioredoxin-disulfide reductase has translation MASDKVEKVIIIGSGPAGHTAAIYAARAELHPLMFEGFMAAGVAAGGQLTTTTEVENYPGFPEGISGPVLMDRMREQSQRLGTRIETRTVESVDLKSSPKKVIVGTGDSAEEFLTETVIIATGATAKRLGIKGEEELWQKGISACAVCDGALPMYRDQPLVVIGGGDTACEEASYLSKFGSSVHMLVRRDVFRASKAMQDRVFNNPKIEIHWNTNAVEALQGEANKFGMRFLGGVKVKNNKSGEVYDIPAKGLFYAVGHTPNTAFLQGQLKTDETGYLVAKPDSTATELPGVFACGDVKDKVYRQAVTAAGSGCMAALEAERYLTEKEST, from the coding sequence ATGGCATCTGACAAAGTTGAAAAGGTAATCATAATCGGGTCGGGACCTGCCGGACATACCGCGGCCATATATGCTGCGAGGGCGGAACTGCACCCTTTGATGTTTGAAGGATTCATGGCCGCCGGAGTTGCCGCCGGAGGGCAGCTGACTACCACAACCGAGGTTGAAAACTATCCCGGTTTTCCGGAAGGTATCAGTGGCCCGGTCCTCATGGACAGGATGCGGGAGCAGTCCCAGCGGCTGGGTACGCGTATCGAAACCAGGACCGTGGAATCCGTGGATCTGAAATCCAGCCCAAAAAAGGTTATTGTGGGAACAGGCGACAGTGCCGAGGAGTTTCTTACGGAGACTGTAATCATCGCAACAGGGGCTACCGCAAAAAGACTTGGAATAAAGGGAGAGGAAGAACTGTGGCAGAAGGGTATCTCCGCCTGTGCAGTCTGTGACGGGGCCCTTCCCATGTACCGGGACCAGCCCCTTGTCGTTATAGGCGGCGGTGATACCGCCTGTGAAGAGGCCAGCTATCTGTCGAAATTCGGTTCATCCGTCCACATGCTGGTACGCCGGGATGTTTTCAGGGCAAGCAAGGCAATGCAGGACAGGGTTTTCAACAATCCCAAGATCGAGATTCACTGGAATACCAATGCCGTCGAGGCCCTCCAGGGGGAAGCGAACAAATTCGGAATGCGCTTCCTGGGCGGGGTCAAGGTCAAAAACAACAAGAGCGGCGAGGTCTATGATATCCCCGCAAAGGGACTCTTCTACGCCGTCGGGCATACCCCCAATACAGCCTTCCTGCAGGGGCAGCTGAAGACCGACGAGACCGGCTACCTGGTGGCGAAGCCTGACTCCACGGCAACAGAGCTTCCCGGGGTATTCGCCTGCGGAGATGTAAAAGACAAGGTGTACCGTCAGGCGGTTACCGCAGCTGGTTCGGGATGCATGGCAGCCCTGGAAGCGGAGCGTTACCTGACTGAGAAGGAGAGTACCTGA
- a CDS encoding AEC family transporter gives MAVLTLILLKIAPIFLVLLLGYLAFALRWVDDSFIGSANRLVFYVAMPALVFLNTAGADFSSGLPWREILSFATAMILTTIAGYLVGGALRLSDPQKASFVQGALRGNFAIIGLAVLDQILGPQWVPAGALLIAFFLPLHNFASVVVLSLLGKDVEVHAHPVKKAFTVLGKSFRNPLITSIILGVLVSSAHIPLPAVLTDALTYLQRLALPLALVGIGGSMGEYRSGGHYPVAAISSFLKLFILPFFAVIIGIILGLNGEALVILAVFSGAPAAVASYPMADAMGADRDTAGSVILVSTSFCFLSLTVILTILKVSGFT, from the coding sequence ATGGCTGTACTTACTCTTATACTGCTGAAAATAGCACCGATCTTTCTGGTGCTTCTTCTGGGATACCTGGCCTTTGCGCTTCGGTGGGTCGATGATTCCTTTATCGGCAGCGCCAACAGGCTTGTCTTCTATGTGGCCATGCCGGCGCTGGTATTTCTGAACACCGCCGGTGCCGACTTCTCCAGCGGTCTTCCCTGGCGTGAAATTCTCTCCTTTGCAACAGCAATGATCCTTACCACGATAGCGGGGTATCTTGTGGGCGGAGCACTGCGCCTGTCAGATCCTCAGAAAGCTTCATTTGTACAGGGTGCCCTGAGGGGTAACTTTGCCATTATCGGGCTGGCTGTACTTGACCAGATTCTGGGACCCCAGTGGGTCCCTGCCGGTGCACTCCTTATTGCCTTCTTTTTACCCCTTCATAACTTTGCCAGCGTGGTGGTACTTTCCTTGCTGGGGAAGGATGTTGAGGTTCATGCCCACCCTGTAAAGAAAGCCTTTACCGTACTCGGTAAAAGTTTCCGCAATCCCCTGATTACCTCGATTATTCTGGGTGTTCTGGTTTCTTCTGCACATATTCCCCTTCCCGCGGTGTTGACCGACGCCCTGACCTATCTGCAGCGTCTCGCTCTGCCCCTGGCACTGGTAGGCATCGGCGGCTCAATGGGGGAATATCGCTCCGGAGGCCATTATCCTGTAGCTGCGATAAGCTCCTTTCTTAAGCTTTTTATTCTGCCTTTTTTTGCGGTGATTATCGGAATTATTCTGGGCCTTAACGGTGAAGCCCTGGTTATACTTGCTGTTTTCTCCGGCGCGCCTGCGGCGGTGGCGAGTTATCCCATGGCCGATGCCATGGGGGCCGACCGGGACACCGCCGGAAGTGTCATACTTGTCAGTACCTCCTTCTGTTTTCTCAGCCTCACGGTAATCCTGACCATTCTCAAGGTGAGCGGTTTTACCTAG
- a CDS encoding TrkH family potassium uptake protein, producing MIQYSLIFNILSALIAIVSFFMFIPLGIAIYGQNTEVVLAFLYTIVPTVVVCVVVYLATRPYRRRYLRAKEGFLLVTLSWLAASAIGALPFFISGEIPAYTDAFFETISGFTTTGASILTDIEAMSPALLFWRSLTHWLGGMGIVVLTVAILPILGVGGAQLMRAESPGPTLEKISPKVAETAKILWLIYLGLTVLETALLMFGGMNLFDALTHTFGTLATGGFSPKAASVGHYNSAYIDIVITVFMVAAGLNFGLYFRALQGRFRDLIKNTEFLAYLAIFGGSTLILAFSLNKVVYQGFAESLRYAGFQSATVLTTTGYATADFDLWPAFSKYILFFLMFIGGCSGSTGGGIKVIRIVTLFKQAVNEMKYLFRHKGVHVVRINGEPVRKDFIYTVVGFFTLYMLCLLVTTAVVSTGGYDLVTSFSSALVTVGNIGPGFAKVGPTMNYAFYEPYIKWVLSIAMLVGRLEVYTVLVLLVPSFWRR from the coding sequence ATGATTCAGTACAGCCTGATCTTCAATATCCTTTCCGCCCTGATCGCGATTGTCTCGTTTTTTATGTTCATTCCCCTGGGTATCGCGATCTACGGGCAGAACACGGAAGTGGTTCTTGCATTTCTTTATACGATAGTTCCGACGGTTGTGGTCTGCGTGGTGGTCTATCTTGCAACCCGGCCTTACAGGCGACGGTATCTGCGGGCCAAGGAGGGCTTCCTTCTGGTAACCCTCAGCTGGCTCGCCGCCTCAGCCATAGGGGCGCTTCCGTTTTTTATTTCCGGTGAAATTCCCGCTTATACCGACGCTTTTTTTGAGACGATCTCCGGGTTCACCACCACCGGGGCTTCGATCCTTACGGATATTGAAGCCATGTCTCCGGCCCTGCTTTTCTGGCGTTCCCTTACCCACTGGCTTGGGGGTATGGGAATCGTCGTACTGACGGTGGCAATCCTGCCGATTCTGGGCGTCGGCGGAGCCCAGCTGATGCGGGCTGAATCCCCGGGACCGACCCTGGAAAAGATCAGCCCCAAAGTCGCGGAGACCGCCAAGATTCTCTGGCTGATCTACCTTGGACTTACTGTTCTGGAAACGGCCCTCCTGATGTTCGGAGGGATGAACCTCTTCGATGCCCTGACCCATACCTTCGGTACCCTGGCAACGGGGGGGTTCTCTCCTAAAGCTGCCAGCGTCGGGCACTACAACTCAGCCTACATAGATATCGTAATTACCGTTTTTATGGTGGCCGCGGGTCTGAACTTCGGACTCTACTTTCGGGCCCTTCAGGGCAGGTTCCGGGACCTGATCAAAAATACCGAGTTTCTGGCTTATCTGGCAATCTTCGGCGGATCGACCCTGATCCTCGCATTTTCTCTGAATAAGGTCGTGTATCAGGGTTTTGCCGAGAGCCTCCGCTATGCCGGATTTCAGTCCGCCACCGTTCTTACGACAACGGGATACGCCACCGCCGACTTCGACCTGTGGCCGGCGTTTTCAAAATATATCCTTTTCTTTCTTATGTTTATCGGAGGCTGCTCAGGATCAACCGGAGGGGGTATCAAGGTAATACGAATCGTTACCCTCTTTAAGCAGGCCGTTAACGAGATGAAGTACCTCTTTCGTCACAAGGGGGTACATGTTGTACGTATTAACGGTGAGCCGGTACGCAAAGATTTTATCTATACCGTCGTGGGCTTTTTTACCCTCTATATGCTGTGCCTTCTGGTTACAACGGCGGTCGTCTCAACCGGGGGATACGATCTGGTTACATCATTTTCCAGCGCTCTGGTAACCGTGGGGAATATTGGTCCCGGTTTTGCGAAGGTAGGGCCAACCATGAACTATGCCTTTTATGAGCCGTACATAAAGTGGGTTCTGAGTATTGCCATGCTCGTGGGAAGGCTCGAGGTTTATACGGTTCTTGTCCTGCTGGTTCCCTCTTTCTGGCGTCGTTAA
- the trkA gene encoding Trk system potassium transporter TrkA translates to MNIIILGGGRVGYNLARQLVSEDKQVTVIEKSLAVAKQLANTVDCHVINDEGNSPAVLREAGIEDADFFVAVTDSDEINMISCGLVAAEFSRPVTIARVRNLDYSASRMLENPLFGINHVVNPEIETARVILRSIERGAKSNILLFDQGDLQLCDVIVPEESPFVGKPVRLMRAETDSNFLIALMNRNDEYMIPSGDTVIFAGDQLHLLGSEAELDRILEINGRHKTPIHRIAIVGGGKVSRYIADQLYQPTDEGSSIFRKMLNRFVPKRRNRVLHFIEQDYDKCKALIERYPDAHVTNADISSEGILEEGDIEGYDLLLTATGNQELNIITAMYAKKLGISRTIALVQRRGYVNMAHELGIDVVVSLNNALVNSILKIIRRGNVRSIHSISDSLFEIIEFSIEKGSPIAGKTIKDIRLPKQSLIMLVVRQDEHILPHGDFMLQMSDRVFVIARTEDIKKVEGAITGK, encoded by the coding sequence ATGAACATTATTATTCTGGGCGGCGGCCGGGTCGGGTATAATCTTGCCCGTCAGCTTGTCAGTGAGGACAAGCAGGTAACGGTGATTGAGAAATCCCTTGCGGTGGCTAAGCAACTGGCCAACACTGTTGATTGTCATGTAATAAACGATGAAGGAAACAGTCCCGCGGTTCTGCGGGAAGCAGGCATCGAGGATGCGGATTTCTTTGTTGCGGTTACCGACAGTGACGAGATCAACATGATCTCCTGCGGTCTGGTGGCGGCGGAGTTTTCCAGGCCTGTTACCATAGCCAGGGTACGGAACCTGGACTATTCGGCGTCCAGAATGCTGGAGAACCCGCTCTTTGGCATAAACCATGTCGTCAATCCTGAAATCGAAACCGCCAGGGTAATTCTCCGGTCCATTGAACGGGGGGCAAAGAGCAATATTCTGCTCTTTGATCAGGGGGACCTGCAGCTCTGTGATGTCATTGTCCCGGAGGAGTCCCCATTTGTGGGCAAACCGGTGCGTCTTATGCGGGCAGAGACGGACAGTAACTTTCTGATAGCCCTTATGAACCGTAACGACGAATACATGATTCCCTCCGGGGATACGGTAATCTTTGCCGGTGATCAGCTTCATCTGCTGGGAAGCGAAGCGGAACTGGACAGGATTCTGGAAATAAACGGACGTCATAAAACCCCCATCCATCGGATAGCCATCGTGGGAGGGGGCAAGGTAAGCCGTTATATTGCGGACCAGCTCTATCAGCCGACAGATGAAGGAAGCAGTATCTTCAGGAAGATGCTCAACCGTTTTGTACCAAAGAGACGGAACCGGGTCCTGCATTTTATCGAGCAGGATTATGATAAGTGCAAGGCCCTTATCGAGCGTTATCCCGATGCCCACGTGACAAACGCCGACATCTCCAGTGAAGGGATTCTCGAAGAGGGAGACATCGAGGGCTACGACCTGCTGCTCACGGCCACCGGTAACCAGGAACTCAATATTATTACCGCCATGTACGCCAAAAAACTGGGTATCTCCCGGACCATAGCTCTGGTGCAGCGCCGGGGATATGTAAACATGGCCCATGAACTGGGCATCGATGTGGTGGTAAGTCTGAACAACGCCCTGGTAAACAGTATTCTCAAGATTATTCGCCGGGGAAATGTCCGCAGCATTCACAGTATTTCCGACAGTCTTTTTGAGATAATCGAATTTTCCATCGAAAAAGGGTCTCCCATTGCGGGGAAAACGATCAAGGATATACGGCTGCCGAAACAAAGCCTGATAATGCTGGTGGTCCGGCAGGATGAACATATTCTGCCCCACGGAGATTTTATGCTTCAGATGAGCGACCGGGTATTCGTTATAGCCCGGACCGAGGATATCAAGAAGGTCGAGGGAGCGATCACCGGAAAATGA
- a CDS encoding methyl-accepting chemotaxis protein produces the protein MFRSVKISSRLLFQIVLIIALTAVINFVYIQGIDRVRDFSIDKGGEIMLSGQKDKLQVATHSAAVGLGTLLKDVPAADWNNTIRNFVEDIRYEDDKSGYFFVYQGTVNIALPPNKALVGTDLKDSQDVNGIYYVRRLSEAAASGGDFVEYVFPKPGAGDQPKLAYAESIPGTELWIGTGIYVDNIEAARGEIDASIGEIAERWVRGILLGLGLVILLLFLPFSFFLYRSITRPLRLAVEITERIAGGDLRQDVRDSGRDEIGTLLSSIGRMQLKLREVAGSMKELAERLAQGSAEINASAQQVSTGNSEQAASTEETSSSMEQMASTVQQTSENAGQTERIALNARDNAQKGGEAVQKTISAMENILSRTELIEGIARQTNMLALNAAIEAARAGEAGKGFAVVAAEVRKLAERSQEAAAVITRISGESMEVSREAGRVFNELLPGIEKTADLVQEISAASREQSSGIDQVNNALAQLDQTVQQNAAISEELSAMAREFSDGAEHLKQTTAFFVLDGEGNREFEALPGAED, from the coding sequence ATGTTCAGGTCAGTAAAGATTTCCAGCCGCCTTTTATTCCAGATTGTACTGATTATTGCCCTCACCGCTGTCATTAATTTTGTGTACATCCAGGGAATCGATCGGGTCCGGGATTTCAGCATAGACAAGGGCGGAGAGATTATGCTCTCGGGACAAAAGGACAAACTCCAGGTTGCGACCCACAGCGCCGCTGTGGGGCTGGGAACCCTGCTGAAGGACGTTCCAGCCGCCGACTGGAACAATACAATACGTAATTTTGTCGAAGATATCCGTTATGAAGATGACAAGTCGGGGTACTTCTTTGTCTACCAGGGAACAGTCAATATCGCGCTGCCTCCCAACAAGGCCCTGGTGGGTACTGACCTGAAGGATTCTCAGGACGTTAACGGTATCTATTATGTGCGGAGACTTTCCGAGGCCGCAGCCTCAGGCGGGGACTTCGTGGAATACGTTTTTCCCAAGCCCGGGGCCGGGGATCAGCCCAAACTGGCCTACGCAGAAAGCATTCCCGGCACTGAGCTCTGGATCGGGACAGGGATCTACGTAGACAACATAGAAGCCGCCCGCGGAGAGATTGACGCCAGTATTGGGGAGATCGCTGAACGCTGGGTCCGGGGGATACTTTTGGGCCTGGGCCTCGTTATTCTGCTGCTGTTTCTGCCCTTCAGCTTTTTTCTCTACCGGAGCATCACGAGACCCCTGCGGCTTGCCGTGGAGATAACCGAACGGATAGCCGGCGGAGACCTCCGTCAGGATGTACGGGACTCCGGACGGGACGAGATCGGCACCCTTCTCTCTTCAATCGGCAGGATGCAGCTCAAGCTCCGGGAAGTCGCAGGCTCCATGAAGGAACTGGCCGAACGCCTTGCCCAGGGCAGCGCGGAGATCAATGCTTCCGCCCAGCAGGTCTCCACCGGCAACAGCGAACAGGCCGCATCCACTGAAGAGACAAGCTCTTCCATGGAGCAGATGGCATCCACGGTGCAGCAGACATCGGAAAATGCCGGACAGACCGAACGTATAGCCCTGAATGCCCGGGACAACGCCCAGAAAGGCGGAGAGGCAGTGCAGAAAACAATCTCCGCCATGGAGAATATCCTCTCCCGAACGGAATTAATCGAAGGGATTGCCCGTCAGACCAACATGCTGGCCCTGAATGCCGCCATTGAAGCGGCCCGGGCGGGAGAAGCCGGAAAAGGTTTTGCCGTGGTGGCAGCGGAGGTTCGAAAGCTCGCGGAGCGTTCCCAGGAGGCCGCGGCGGTTATAACCCGAATTTCCGGCGAAAGCATGGAGGTGTCCCGGGAGGCAGGCAGGGTATTCAACGAGCTTCTTCCCGGTATTGAAAAGACCGCGGATCTAGTGCAGGAAATCAGCGCCGCCTCCAGGGAACAATCTTCGGGAATAGATCAGGTAAACAATGCCCTGGCCCAGCTGGACCAGACGGTACAGCAGAACGCGGCCATTTCTGAAGAGTTGTCCGCCATGGCACGGGAGTTTTCCGACGGAGCGGAGCACCTGAAACAGACAACGGCATTTTTTGTTCTCGACGGGGAGGGAAACCGGGAATTTGAAGCACTGCCCGGGGCGGAGGACTAA